TAAAATAGCAAACCAAATTCCGAATGCTTTTATAGGATTTGATGGCAAATATCATGTATACATAGGACCTTATTTGGCGCTTCCGGATTTGCAATCTGCCTATGAAATTTTTTCCAAAAATTATACCAATATATCCAAAGTGTTGCCGGATAAAAATATTTTAATAAGCAATGGGACAAAAAACCTGTTTTTATTTAATATGAAGGATGATTTATATGTAAGTAAACTTAATCCTGATGGCATGCCCCTTGCGATAGAATCAAAACGTTACAGAGGCATGTTTGAATTTAGAAGGCAACAAGACAGTGACATGACTGCTATAAATGTTGTGCCATTGGAAGAATATTTATATGGTGTTGTGCCGGCTGAGATGCCGGCATGGTGGAATATAGAAGCTCTAAAAGCCCAGGCAGTTGCAGCGCGAACTTATGCAGCGAAAAATATAGGGAGATATGGAAAATATGGATTTGATTTGACAGATGATGATAAAACACAAGTTTACAAAGGGTATGATGGAGAATCTTCTTCTACAAACAAAGCGGTAGATGAAACAAAAGGTGTAGTCGCTATATATCAAGGAAGTCTTATAGATGCCCTTTATCATTCCCACAGTGGGGGATATACCGAAGACAATAATAATTATTTTTCTGCTGATGTTCCTTACTTAAAAGGTGTGGAAGATAAATACGTTTTTGGCTATAGCAGTGCTAATGACAGTTGGACAGTCACTTACACAAAAGACCAGATAAAAAACCTGCTGTTAAGTAAAGGACAGGATATAGGAGATATAGTAGATGTAAAGGTTACTGAGAAAAGCTGGACTGGAAGAGCGATTACTGTCACTATTTATGGTACAAAAGGGACTTTCGCATTGAAAAAAGGAGATATACGATCTTTTTTTGGACTAAAAAGCACTATGATTGATATAAAGGGCGATGGCAGCAGTGAATTTGAAGTGTACGTGACTTCTTCTTACAGTGATTCGCAAAAAGTTTCTTTAAATGAGATAAATATTCAAAATAATGAAGGTATAACGAGGGTTTCTAAAGATACCCTTTATGTTGTAGGAGCAAATGGTATTAAAGAATTAAAAAAGACAGACAAGCCCAGTGAAGTTTATACTATAAAAGGCAGTGGTTATGGACATGGGGTAGGGTTAAGCCAGTATGGGGCAAGAGGACTGGCGGACCATGGGTATAATTACATTTATATTTTAAAATACTATTACAAAGGTATTGAGGTATACGATACTATAAACAATAAAACTCTGTAAAAGGATGGCGCAAAAAAATGAAACGCAGCGAGTTTTACTTTGAATTACCAGAAGAATTAATTGCACAAGAACCTTTAGAAGATAGGTCTAGTTCTCGTTTAATGGTTTTAAATAGAAAAACTGGTGAGGTTCAACACGATATTTTTAAAAATATAACAAAATATTTAAAAGCGGGAGATTGTCTTGTTTTAAATGATACAAAAGTTATTCCTGCGCGCCTTATAGGACGAAGACAAGACTCAGGAGGAAAGATAGAATTTGTTCTTTTGAAAAGATTATCAGTAAATGAGTGGGAAACGTTAGTAAAGCCTGGCAGAAGAGCTAAAGTAGGGACAAGAGTTGTTTTTGGAAATGGAGAATTGGTTGCGGAAATTTTGGACAATACAGAAGTTGGAGGAAGAGTAGTAAGATTTTATTATGAAGGTTTATTTGAAGAAGTATTAGATAAATTAGGAGAAATGCCTGTGCCACCTTATATCAAAAAGAAACTAAAAGACAAAGAGAGATATCAAACTGTCTATGCAAAATATGAAGGTTCTGCAGCTGCTCCTACTGCAGGGCTTCATTTCACAGAAGAGTTATTAGAAAAAATAAGGCAAATGGGAGTAAAAACTGTTTTTATTACCCTTCACGTAGGGTTGGGTACTTTCAGACCAGTAAAGGAAGAAATAATAGAAAATCATAAAATGCATGAAGAGTTTTACATTGTTACAAAAGAAGCAGCTGAAGAAATAAATGCTACAAGAGAAAAAGGTGGTAGAGTAATAGCTGTTGGAACTACTTCTACTCGTACTCTCGAAACTGTAGCTGATGAAAATGGCTATATAAGAGAAAAAAGTGGTTGGACTGATATTTTTATATATCCCGGTTATAAATTTAAAGCTATTGACGGCATGATAACAAATTTTCACTTACCTGAGTCCACTTTAATTATGATGGTGTCAGCTTTTGCAGGTAAAGAAAACATAATGAGGGCTTATAAAATAGCCATTGAAGAGAGATATAGATTTTTTAGCTTTGGAGATGCAATGCTTATAATTTGAGCAGTTGATTACGAATCAAAAGGTAGAATAGGAGGATATAATGGCAGCAATTAAGTATCATCTCATAAAAAAAGACAGTAAGACTAAGGCGAGATTAGGAATATTAGAGACTCCCCATGGAATTATAGAAACGCCTGTATTTATGCCAGTAGGAACACAAGCAACTGTGAAATCTATGACTCCTGAAGAATTAAAGGAAATTGGAGCGACGATTATTTTAAGCAACACTTATCATCTTTATCTAAGGCCGGGGCATAAGATTATAGAAAAAGCTGGTGGCCTTCATAAATTTATGAATTGGGATAGAGCAATTTTAACAGACAGTGGAGGATTTCAAGTTTTTAGCTTGAATTCTTTAAGAAAAATTACAGAAGACGGTGTAGAATTTAGGTCTCATATAGATGGCTCTAGGCATTTTTTTACTCCCGAAAAAGTAATAGAAATACAAAATGCTTTAGGTTCGGATATAATGATGTCTTTTGACGAGTGTGCACCTTATCCTGCAGATTACGATTATGTAAAAAAATCTATGGAACTTACTATTAAATGGGCTGAAAGGGGAAAAAGAGCCCACAAAAATACTGAAAAACAAGCTCTTTTTGGAATTGTCCAAGGAGGGACCTATGAAGATTTAAGAAAAGAGTGCGCTCAAAGATTAGTAGATATGGATTTTCCTGGATACTCTATAGGTGGATTAAGCGTAGGAGAACCAAAGAATGTAATGTACGACATTGTAGATTTAACTACAGAATATTTACCTGAAGACAAACCGAGATATCTTATGGGGGTGGGAAGTCCTGATGACCTTATAGAGGGAGTAATACGAGGAGTTGATATGTTTGACTGCGTGCTTCCGACGAGAATTGCTAGAAATGGGACAGTTTTTACCAGCAAGGGCAAATTAATAGTAAGAGATGCTCCTTATGCGGAGGACTTTTCTCCTTTAGACGAAGAATGTGATTGTTATACTTGTAGAAATTATTCAAGAGCCTATATAAGACATTTATTTAAGGCTAATGAAATTTTAGCAGCAAGGCTTGCTACTTTACATAATCTTTATTTTCTAATTAAGTTGATGGGAAAAATAAGAGAAGCTATAAGGCAAGACCGGCTGCTTGAATTTAAAAAAGAGTTTTTTAAAAAATATTATAGGAATAAGGAGGAGTATTGATGGATCCACAAACGACTTATGTAATTGTTGAAATGCTTATTTTTATTGCAATCTTTTACTTTTTGTTGATTTTGCCCCAACAAAGGCGCCAAAAGAAAGAGAGAGAAATGCTTGATTCTTTAAAACCTGGCGATGAGATTATTACAAAAAGCGGCTTTTATGGTAAGATCTTAAACATCAAAGACGATGTGATAACTTTAGAAATGGGAGCAGATAAGGTGAGACTAAAGATTGCAAAATGGGCAGTTGGAGGAGTTATAAGCTCAGCCAGTGACAAAAACGAAAAAGAAGAAAAGTGATAAGATGCGGTTTGCCGCGTCTTTTTTTATGTACTATGTTTAAAATAAAAAGCATACATATTAGTAAGAAAACTGTGGGGGTGAGACTTTGAAGGGAAGGTTTGGCATGGAAAAGGGAACTGGCATAAATATTACTGGAATTTTTACAGGAGTTTTAATAGCTTACATTATCACTCTTAGTTTTTTCATAATTTACGCTTTGCTTTTGACCTTTACAGCTGTATCTGAATTAACTTTACCTACCCTTACTTTATTAATAACCATAATAGGTATAGTTTTATCAGGTGCCTTATCTGCAAGGCATACCACCAACAAGGGTTGGCTAAATGGAGGAATTGCTGGTATTTTATATGTAACCATTATGTTAGTTTTAGGAGCATTTTTTGTAAAAGAATTAGGGCCTACTTCTTCTTGGGCAGTAAAATACGCTTGGGGAGCTGTTTTAGGAGCTTTAGGTGGTATGATAGGCATCAATTTATAGCTTCAATTCCTTCTCTTTATGTGTTATAATAAATCAGGAAGAGGAGGGAAGAAAAATGAAGCATGTTATAACAATTAACAGGCCAACGTTAAAAAATAGCTTAAAAAAGCCAGGCTGTGGCGAATGCCAGGCATCTTGTCAATCAGCTTGTAAAACATCTTGCACTGTAGCAAACCAAGAATGTCAATACTAATACATAATACTCAAAATGGCAGTAAAATAGTTACTGCCATTTAAACTTGCAATGGAGGTTAAAAAATGTCAGAGTTAATGCATAAATTTAAAAGACTGGGAA
The sequence above is a segment of the Thermoanaerobacter ethanolicus JW 200 genome. Coding sequences within it:
- a CDS encoding SpoIID/LytB domain-containing protein, giving the protein MRLKKFIIGSIISVMILTLSPYPTVNADISIPKVIKVGLFYGQTAKSSYQLSSPGGFNFAYQDNTGNLINIFSTSMQNIQVAKDDNFYLMVGSYDNLDMVNADYAKIANQIPNAFIGFDGKYHVYIGPYLALPDLQSAYEIFSKNYTNISKVLPDKNILISNGTKNLFLFNMKDDLYVSKLNPDGMPLAIESKRYRGMFEFRRQQDSDMTAINVVPLEEYLYGVVPAEMPAWWNIEALKAQAVAARTYAAKNIGRYGKYGFDLTDDDKTQVYKGYDGESSSTNKAVDETKGVVAIYQGSLIDALYHSHSGGYTEDNNNYFSADVPYLKGVEDKYVFGYSSANDSWTVTYTKDQIKNLLLSKGQDIGDIVDVKVTEKSWTGRAITVTIYGTKGTFALKKGDIRSFFGLKSTMIDIKGDGSSEFEVYVTSSYSDSQKVSLNEINIQNNEGITRVSKDTLYVVGANGIKELKKTDKPSEVYTIKGSGYGHGVGLSQYGARGLADHGYNYIYILKYYYKGIEVYDTINNKTL
- the queA gene encoding tRNA preQ1(34) S-adenosylmethionine ribosyltransferase-isomerase QueA produces the protein MKRSEFYFELPEELIAQEPLEDRSSSRLMVLNRKTGEVQHDIFKNITKYLKAGDCLVLNDTKVIPARLIGRRQDSGGKIEFVLLKRLSVNEWETLVKPGRRAKVGTRVVFGNGELVAEILDNTEVGGRVVRFYYEGLFEEVLDKLGEMPVPPYIKKKLKDKERYQTVYAKYEGSAAAPTAGLHFTEELLEKIRQMGVKTVFITLHVGLGTFRPVKEEIIENHKMHEEFYIVTKEAAEEINATREKGGRVIAVGTTSTRTLETVADENGYIREKSGWTDIFIYPGYKFKAIDGMITNFHLPESTLIMMVSAFAGKENIMRAYKIAIEERYRFFSFGDAMLII
- the tgt gene encoding tRNA guanosine(34) transglycosylase Tgt, giving the protein MAAIKYHLIKKDSKTKARLGILETPHGIIETPVFMPVGTQATVKSMTPEELKEIGATIILSNTYHLYLRPGHKIIEKAGGLHKFMNWDRAILTDSGGFQVFSLNSLRKITEDGVEFRSHIDGSRHFFTPEKVIEIQNALGSDIMMSFDECAPYPADYDYVKKSMELTIKWAERGKRAHKNTEKQALFGIVQGGTYEDLRKECAQRLVDMDFPGYSIGGLSVGEPKNVMYDIVDLTTEYLPEDKPRYLMGVGSPDDLIEGVIRGVDMFDCVLPTRIARNGTVFTSKGKLIVRDAPYAEDFSPLDEECDCYTCRNYSRAYIRHLFKANEILAARLATLHNLYFLIKLMGKIREAIRQDRLLEFKKEFFKKYYRNKEEY
- the yajC gene encoding preprotein translocase subunit YajC, with product MDPQTTYVIVEMLIFIAIFYFLLILPQQRRQKKEREMLDSLKPGDEIITKSGFYGKILNIKDDVITLEMGADKVRLKIAKWAVGGVISSASDKNEKEEK
- a CDS encoding TIGR04086 family membrane protein, coding for MKGRFGMEKGTGINITGIFTGVLIAYIITLSFFIIYALLLTFTAVSELTLPTLTLLITIIGIVLSGALSARHTTNKGWLNGGIAGILYVTIMLVLGAFFVKELGPTSSWAVKYAWGAVLGALGGMIGINL
- the scfA gene encoding six-cysteine ranthipeptide SCIFF, with protein sequence MKHVITINRPTLKNSLKKPGCGECQASCQSACKTSCTVANQECQY